Proteins encoded in a region of the Rutidosis leptorrhynchoides isolate AG116_Rl617_1_P2 chromosome 9, CSIRO_AGI_Rlap_v1, whole genome shotgun sequence genome:
- the LOC139868371 gene encoding uncharacterized protein produces the protein MSMFLQNYLERASQRRDAELEAERVVAEVKAADNAAAAEKGEKIVVSSSDTITSSNVQEPTLPAHVKALQAIIANPATKDKEFATLLQGCVIPELKPHFTALRSDQLRESTMAAHVLLTNHLDSVLQLQKHQESILAIARKDITEGANARKRAADVERALSDAQKIIKAREVELKSAQDVAVVLQGERDAEKKRLEEEQVKVVELEKQVNAEREKSVELLRRVEKGEGNFAELKKGIPGLITKVLGSSLVANPYNDYVDAVRTHAIADVTDAL, from the exons CCAACGTCGTGATGCAG agctagaggcggagAGAGTTGTGGCTGAAGTTAAAGCTGCTGATAAtgctgctgctgctgaaaagggAGAAAAAATTGTtgtgagcagctcagaca ctatcacatcctccaatgttcaagagccaactcttcctgctcatgtgaaggcattgcaggccatcattgcaaaccctgccactaaggataaagaatttgcaactcttcttcag ggttgtgttatccctgagctgaaaccccattTCACTGCTCTCCGCtctgatcaactcagggaatcaactatggcagctcatgtactgctaaccaatcatctggactctgtgctgcaactgcagaagcatcaagagtctattcttgctatagcccgtaaagacataactgaaggtgcaaatgctcgtaaaagagctgctgatgttgagcgtgccttaagtgatgcgcagaaaataataaaggctagagaagttgagctaaaaagtgctcaagatgtcgctgttgttctgcaaggggaaagggatgctgagaagaaaagacttgaagaggagcaggtgaaagtggtTGAGCTGGAGAAGCAGGTGAATGCAGAGAGGGAAAAGTCTGTTGAGCTTCTTCGGAGGGTGGAGAAAGGCGaaggtaattttgctgagcttaagaagggtataccaggTCTGATAACTAAGGTACTTGGATCCAGTCTTGTGGCAAATCCCTACAACGATTATGTTGATGCTGTCCGCACCCATGccattgctgatgtgaccg aTGCCTTATAG